A part of Desulfobacteraceae bacterium genomic DNA contains:
- a CDS encoding ATP-binding cassette domain-containing protein gives MTPNYQTPLAAVDGTGSGAVLPGVERQAILRLFGVHRRYGALNALNDITLDIFPNEFVFITGPSGAGKSTLLKLLYLGEPASEGQILVDGLNLARISRKGIPELRRRFGIIFQNYRLIPTRSVFANVSLVLEAMGQKEPLIRKKVHSVLRTVGLEDRGGALPPTLSGGEQQRVAVARAIVGNPKILLADEPTGSLDPSAAAVIMALLQRYHQRGATVVVATHDHETIRRTPGRVIQLERGRLLSQPAAEAP, from the coding sequence ATGACACCCAACTATCAAACGCCGCTGGCAGCCGTGGATGGGACCGGCAGCGGGGCGGTCTTGCCCGGCGTTGAACGGCAAGCGATCCTGCGCTTGTTCGGTGTGCACCGCCGCTACGGGGCGCTCAACGCCCTGAACGACATCACCCTGGATATTTTTCCGAACGAGTTCGTGTTCATCACCGGCCCCAGCGGTGCTGGCAAATCCACCCTGCTCAAGCTGCTCTACCTGGGGGAGCCGGCCTCCGAGGGCCAGATCCTGGTGGACGGGTTGAACCTGGCCCGGATTTCGCGCAAGGGCATTCCCGAGCTGCGGCGCAGGTTCGGCATCATCTTTCAGAACTACCGCCTGATTCCGACGCGGTCGGTTTTCGCCAACGTCTCCCTGGTGTTGGAGGCCATGGGCCAGAAGGAGCCCCTGATCCGCAAGAAGGTTCACAGCGTCCTGCGGACCGTCGGCCTCGAGGACCGCGGCGGTGCGCTGCCGCCGACACTCTCCGGCGGCGAGCAGCAGCGCGTGGCGGTGGCGCGCGCCATCGTGGGCAATCCGAAGATCCTCCTGGCCGACGAGCCCACCGGCAGCCTGGACCCCTCCGCGGCCGCCGTCATCATGGCCCTGCTGCAGCGCTACCACCAGCGGGGGGCCACGGTGGTCGTCGCCACCCACGACCACGAGACTATCCGCCGCACCCCCGGACGCGTCATCCAGCTGGAGCGGGGCCGGCTGTTGTCCCAGCCCGCGGCGGAGGCCCCATGA
- the ftsX gene encoding permease-like cell division protein FtsX translates to MSRPLKRALVEIRDNRFLNAITVATIALAILISSAFGLFFVNASRLMTLWQQGVRVMVYLQPQVAEDAVQDLQHRLEDLPEVGSAVFISKEEGLARLREQLQHQLSLIHNLKTNPLPHAFEVQLRPEMRDWAAVSQLADVIQKLPGVDEVEYGQGWLERLAAILRLFKLTGLGMCGLFFLATVLIVANTTRLVLYGRREEIEIMRLVGASEGFIRTPLYLEGMLQGVMGAAAGLAGLLAGHLYLSAQIAPGLLPGRFEVRFFSPALAAAILGASMLAGWLGSYLSLRQQLKT, encoded by the coding sequence ATGAGCCGGCCTTTGAAGCGCGCCCTGGTGGAAATCCGCGACAACCGCTTCCTCAATGCGATCACCGTCGCCACCATCGCCCTGGCCATCCTGATATCCAGTGCTTTCGGCCTGTTTTTCGTCAATGCCAGCCGCTTGATGACCCTCTGGCAGCAGGGCGTGAGGGTCATGGTCTACCTGCAGCCGCAGGTCGCCGAGGACGCGGTGCAGGACCTTCAGCACCGGTTGGAGGACCTGCCGGAGGTGGGTAGCGCCGTTTTCATTTCCAAGGAAGAGGGTCTGGCCCGCCTGCGGGAGCAGCTGCAACACCAGCTCTCGCTTATTCACAACCTCAAGACGAACCCGCTGCCGCATGCCTTCGAGGTGCAGCTGCGGCCTGAAATGCGCGACTGGGCGGCGGTGTCGCAGTTGGCGGACGTAATCCAAAAACTTCCGGGGGTCGACGAAGTCGAGTACGGTCAGGGCTGGCTGGAGCGCTTGGCGGCGATCCTGCGGCTCTTCAAGCTGACCGGGTTGGGGATGTGCGGTCTGTTTTTCCTGGCAACGGTCTTGATCGTGGCCAACACCACCCGGCTGGTTTTGTACGGCCGCCGGGAGGAAATTGAAATCATGCGGCTGGTGGGGGCATCCGAAGGTTTTATCCGGACGCCGCTTTACCTGGAGGGTATGCTTCAGGGGGTGATGGGCGCCGCCGCCGGGCTGGCAGGGCTGCTGGCGGGGCACCTTTACCTCAGCGCCCAGATCGCCCCGGGACTTCTGCCCGGTCGATTTGAAGTGCGTTTTTTTTCGCCGGCACTGGCAGCCGCCATCCTGGGCGCCAGTATGCTGGCCGGCTGGCTGGGGAGCTATCTGTCCCTCAGACAGCAGTTGAAAACCTGA